The Bacillota bacterium genome has a window encoding:
- a CDS encoding transposase encodes MRGVSILKRYDKQFKEEAIQLVLNQKRPVAAVARELGVHHTTLHTWINQYKKHKEDAFPGSGNLKPDDKEVKQLKKKIADLEEENAILKKATSIFAKSQK; translated from the coding sequence GTGAGAGGGGTGTCCATCTTGAAACGTTATGATAAACAATTCAAAGAAGAAGCAATCCAGCTAGTGCTGAACCAAAAGCGGCCAGTAGCAGCAGTAGCCAGGGAACTTGGTGTTCATCACACTACCCTTCATACATGGATTAATCAGTATAAGAAACATAAAGAAGATGCTTTTCCCGGCAGCGGGAATCTAAAGCCTGATGATAAAGAAGTTAAGCAATTAAAGAAAAAGATTGCTGATTTAGAAGAGGAGAACGCCATTCTAAAAAAGGCCACGTCCATCTTCGCAAAGAGCCAGAAATAG